One stretch of Prunus persica cultivar Lovell chromosome G1, Prunus_persica_NCBIv2, whole genome shotgun sequence DNA includes these proteins:
- the LOC18790905 gene encoding UDP-sugar pyrophosphorylase, with the protein MASALDVATEKLSNLGIDASPPNLQKNLHLLTAEQIELAKILLETGQSHLFEHWTEPGVDDEEKKAFFDQVTRLNSSYPGGLASYIKTARELLADSKAGKNPFDGYTPSVPTGETLTFGDDSFISFEEAGVKEARKAAFVLVAGGLGERLGYNGIKLALPRETTTGMCFLQYYIESILALQDANSKLAPPGESQTKIPLVIMTSDDTHSHTLELLESNSYFGMEPTQVKLLKQEKVACLDDNDARLAVDPRNKYRIQTKPHGHGDVHSLLYSSGLLNIWREAGLRWVLFFQDTNGLLFNGIPAALGVSFTRQYHVNSLAVPRKAKDAIGGITRLTHADGRTMVINVEYNQLDPLLRATGYPDGDANSETGYSPFPGNINQLILELGPYIEELTKTGGAIKEFVNPKYKDASKTSFKSSTRLECMMQDYPKTLPPTARVGFTVMEPWLAYAPVKNNPEDAARVPKGNPYHSATSGEMLVYRANSLILRKAGVQVADPEQQVFNGQEVEAWPRITWKPKCAITFTGIKSKVSGSCSISQRSTLVIKGRNVFINDLSLDGALIIDPADDAEVKVEGSVQNKGWVLEPVDYKDTSVPEELRIRGFRINKIEQLEKN; encoded by the exons ATGGCTTCCGCGCTCGATGTCGCCACCGAGAAGCTATCGAACCTCGGCATCGACGCTTCCCCTCCGAATCTTCAGAAGAATCTCCACCTTCTGACCGCCGAACAG ATTGAGTTGGCGAAGATCCTGTTGGAAACGGGACAGAGTCATTTGTTTGAGCATTGGACGGAGCCTGGTGTAGATGATGAGGAAAAGAAAGCTTTTTTCGATCAg GTGACTCGGCTTAATTCAAGCTATCCAGGGGGTTTGGCATCATATATCAAAACTGCTAGAGAACTCTTAGCCGATTCAAAAGCTGGAAAGAACCCATTTGACGGCTACACACCTTCT GTTCCAACAGGTGAAACATTGACTTTTGGTGATGACAGCTTTATCAGTTTTGAGGAGGCAGGTGTTAAAGAAGCTCGGAAAGCTGCATTCGTTCTCGTTGCCGGTGGGCTTGGGGAACGTCTGGGATACAATGGGATCAAG TTGGCTCTTCCAAGAGAAACCACAACAGGAATGTGCTTTTTACAGTATTATATTGAATCAATTCTGGCTCTTCAAGATGCTAACTCTAAACTTGCACCACCAG GTGAATCCCAAACAAAAATTCCTCTGGTTATAATGACATCAGATGATACACATTCTCATACACTAGAGCTTTTAGAGTCAAATTCTTATTTCGGAATGGAACCTACTCAAGTCAAACTTCTAAAGCAG GAAAAAGTAGCATGCTTAGATGATAATGATGCCAGGCTTGCAGTGGACCCACGTAACAAGTACAGGATTCAG ACCAAACCTCACGGGCATGGTGATGTGCATTCACTACTCTACTCTAGCGGCCTTCTAAATATTTG GCGTGAGGCTGGTTTGAGATGGGTTCTGTTCTTCCAAGATACTAATGGACTTCTATTCAAT GGAATCCCAGCGGCGTTGGGTGTCAGTTTTACCAGACAATACCATGTTAACTCCCTAGCTGTGCCACGGAAAGCAAAAGATGCAATTGGAGGAATTACCCGACTCACTCATGCTGATG GGAGGACGATGGTGATCAATGTGGAGTATAACCAGCTTGATCCACTGCTTAGAGCAACTGGGTATCCAGACGGTGATGCCAATTCTGAGACTGGCTATTCTCCATTCCCTGGGAATATCAACCAA TTAATTTTGGAACTTGGTCCATACATTGAGGAGCTCACAAAAACAGGAGGTGCCATAAAGGAGTTTGTTAACCCAAA ATACAAAGATGCTAGCAAGACTTCATTTAAGTCCTCGACTCGGTTAGAGTGTATGATGCAAGACTATCCAAAAACTTTACCTCCAACTGCTAGGGTGGGATTCACGGTAATGGAACCATGGCTTGCTTATGCACCTGTGAAGAACAACCCTGAGGATGCTGCTCGG GTACCAAAGGGAAATCCATATCATAGTGCAACTTCTGGAGAAATGTTAGTTTATCGTGCAAACAGCCTCATTCTCAGAAAG GCCGGAGTCCAAGTTGCTGATCCAGAACAACAGGTGTTCAACGGCCAAGAAGTAGAAGCGTGGCCTCGTATCACATGGAAACCAAAATGCGCTATCACTTTTACAGGCATAAAAAGCAAAGTCAGTGGAAGTTGCTCAATTTCTCAGAGATCCACATTGGTTATTAAGGGCCGCAACGTCTTTATAAACGATCTCTCCTTGGACGGGGCTCTTATTATTGATCCTGCTGATGATGCAGAG GTAAAAGTGGAAGGTTCAGTTCAGAACAAGGGCTGGGTCCTCGAACCTGTCGATTACAAAGACACTTCGGTACCTGAGGAACTGAGGATAAGGGGTTTCAGAATCAACAAGATTGAACAGCTGGAGAAGAACTAA